A single region of the Pseudomonas sp. GGS8 genome encodes:
- a CDS encoding leucyl aminopeptidase has product MELVVKSVSPETLKTATLVVSVREGRKLGSVAKQLDELSGGAISAVLKRGDLAGKVGQSLLLHSLPNLKAERVLLVGVGKDEELGDRPFRKIIAGILNTLKGLGGGDAVLALDEVVVKGRDSYGKTRLLAETLVDGEYTFDQFKSQKTDPLSLKKVTLVTIKAAQAEVERAVAHATAIANGMAFTRNLGNLPPNICHPTFLGEQAKSLGKEFKSLKVEVLDEKKIKDLGMGAFYAVGQGSAQPPRLIIMQYNGGKKSEKPYALVGKGITFDTGGISLKPGAGMDEMKYDMGGSASVFGTLRAVLELKLPINLVCILACAENMPSGNATRPGDIVTTMSGQTVEILNTDAEGRLVLCDALTYSERFKPQAVIDIATLTGACVVALGAHTSGLLGNNDELIGQLLSAGQSADDRAWQLPLFDEYQEQLDSPFADIANIGGPKGGAITAACFLSRFTKNLNWAHLDIAGTAWSSGGKDKGATGRPVPLLTQYLLDRAKA; this is encoded by the coding sequence ATGGAACTGGTTGTAAAAAGCGTTAGCCCGGAAACGTTGAAGACCGCCACGCTGGTGGTCTCCGTGCGCGAAGGCCGCAAGCTCGGCTCCGTAGCCAAACAACTCGACGAACTGAGCGGCGGCGCCATCAGTGCGGTGCTCAAGCGCGGCGACCTGGCCGGCAAGGTCGGCCAGAGCCTGTTGCTGCACAGCCTGCCCAACCTCAAGGCCGAACGCGTGTTGCTGGTGGGCGTGGGCAAGGATGAAGAACTGGGCGATCGCCCGTTCCGCAAAATCATCGCCGGTATCCTCAACACCCTTAAAGGCCTGGGCGGCGGCGATGCAGTGCTGGCCCTGGACGAAGTCGTGGTCAAGGGCCGTGACAGCTACGGCAAGACTCGCCTGCTGGCCGAAACCCTGGTGGACGGCGAGTACACTTTCGACCAGTTCAAGAGCCAGAAAACCGACCCGCTCTCCCTGAAGAAAGTCACCCTGGTGACCATCAAGGCCGCACAGGCTGAAGTCGAACGCGCCGTTGCCCACGCGACCGCGATCGCCAATGGCATGGCCTTCACCCGCAATCTGGGTAACCTGCCACCAAACATCTGCCACCCGACGTTCCTTGGCGAACAGGCCAAGAGCCTGGGTAAAGAATTCAAGAGCCTGAAAGTCGAAGTCCTCGATGAGAAGAAGATCAAGGACTTGGGCATGGGCGCGTTCTACGCTGTCGGCCAGGGCAGCGCCCAGCCACCGCGCCTGATCATCATGCAATACAACGGCGGCAAGAAATCCGAGAAGCCGTACGCGCTGGTCGGCAAAGGCATCACCTTTGACACCGGCGGTATCAGCCTCAAGCCGGGTGCCGGCATGGATGAAATGAAATACGACATGGGTGGCAGCGCCAGTGTATTCGGCACCCTGCGAGCTGTGCTTGAGCTGAAACTGCCGATCAACCTGGTGTGCATCCTGGCCTGCGCCGAGAACATGCCGAGTGGCAACGCTACGCGTCCGGGCGACATCGTCACCACCATGAGCGGCCAGACCGTGGAGATCCTCAACACCGACGCCGAAGGCCGTCTGGTGCTGTGCGATGCCCTGACCTACTCCGAACGCTTCAAGCCGCAAGCGGTAATCGACATCGCCACCCTGACCGGCGCTTGTGTCGTCGCACTGGGCGCCCACACTTCGGGCCTGCTGGGCAACAATGACGAGCTGATCGGCCAACTGCTGAGCGCCGGCCAATCCGCCGACGACCGCGCCTGGCAACTGCCGCTGTTCGATGAATATCAAGAGCAGCTGGACAGCCCGTTCGCCGACATCGCCAACATTGGCGGTCCGAAAGGCGGCGCCATCACTGCCGCCTGCTTCCTGTCGCGCTTCACCAAGAACCTGAACTGGGCGCACCTGGACATCGCCGGCACGGCCTGGAGCAGCGGCGGCAAGGACAAGGGCGCCACTGGCCGTCCGGTTCCCCTGCTGACCCAATATCTGCTAGACCGCGCCAAAGCCTGA
- the lptF gene encoding LPS export ABC transporter permease LptF has product MIVFRYLSREVLLTLSAVSAVLLVIIMSGRFIKYLAQAASGLLDPGSLFLIMGYRLPGFLQLILPLGLFLGILLAYGRLYLESEMTVLSATGMSQQRLFAMTLFPATLVALIVAWLSLSLAPQGANQFQLLLNKQDALTEFDTLEPGRFQALRDGTRVTYTEQLSDDRINLGGVFISQKNVSSDNKDRGISVLVAEKGHQEIRPDGNRYLILDNGYRYDGNPGQADYRAIKYDEYGVLLAKPDVSDEVTDRDAMTTSSLLSSDDIRSRTELQWRLSLPLLVFIVTLMAVPLSRVNPRQGRFLKLLPAILLYMAYLTILIAARGALEKGKIPPVLGLWWVHAIFLAIGLGLLYWESLSLKMASRRSALEVARG; this is encoded by the coding sequence TTGATTGTCTTCCGTTATCTATCCCGCGAAGTCCTGTTGACCTTGAGCGCTGTCAGCGCCGTGCTGCTGGTCATCATCATGAGCGGACGCTTCATCAAATACCTCGCCCAGGCGGCCTCTGGGCTACTGGATCCAGGTTCGCTGTTCCTGATCATGGGCTATCGTCTGCCGGGCTTCCTGCAGCTGATTCTGCCTTTGGGGCTGTTTCTCGGGATCCTGCTGGCCTACGGTCGTCTGTACCTCGAAAGCGAAATGACCGTGTTGTCTGCTACTGGCATGAGCCAGCAGCGTCTGTTTGCCATGACTCTTTTTCCGGCCACCCTGGTTGCCCTGATCGTAGCGTGGCTGAGCCTGAGCCTGGCACCGCAAGGTGCCAACCAGTTCCAGCTGCTGTTGAACAAGCAGGATGCACTGACCGAGTTCGACACCCTCGAGCCGGGTCGCTTCCAGGCCTTGCGCGACGGCACTCGGGTGACCTACACCGAGCAACTGTCGGATGACCGGATCAATCTGGGCGGCGTGTTCATTTCGCAAAAGAATGTCAGTTCCGACAACAAGGATCGGGGGATTTCCGTACTGGTGGCCGAGAAGGGCCATCAGGAAATCAGGCCCGATGGCAACCGTTACCTGATCCTCGACAACGGCTACCGCTACGACGGTAATCCGGGTCAGGCCGACTACCGCGCCATCAAGTACGACGAGTACGGCGTATTGCTGGCCAAGCCGGACGTCAGCGACGAAGTGACCGACCGCGATGCGATGACCACCAGTTCCTTGCTGAGCAGCGACGACATCCGCTCGCGTACCGAACTGCAATGGCGTTTGTCCCTGCCGTTGCTGGTCTTCATCGTGACCTTGATGGCGGTGCCGCTGTCGCGGGTTAACCCGCGCCAGGGCCGTTTCCTCAAGCTGCTGCCTGCGATTCTTCTTTATATGGCTTATCTGACCATCCTGATTGCCGCTCGCGGCGCCCTTGAAAAGGGCAAGATCCCGCCGGTGTTGGGCTTGTGGTGGGTGCATGCAATCTTCCTGGCCATCGGTCTTGGCTTGCTGTATTGGGAGTCGCTGAGTTTGAAGATGGCGAGTCGCCGCAGTGCGCTGGAGGTGGCCCGTGGATAA
- the lptG gene encoding LPS export ABC transporter permease LptG encodes MDKLDRYIGSSVFIAILAVLGIILGLATLFAFIDEMSDVSDTYTLMDVLSYVLLTAPRRLYDMLPMAALIGCLIGLGSLASHSELTIMRAAGVSIGRIVWAVMKPMLILMAVGLVIGEYVAPATEITAQANRSLAQGSGDAQSAKHGLWHRQGEEFIHVNSVQPNGLLYGVTRYRFDDQRHMLSSSFAKRAEFDTDHWQLTDVTTTLFHDKSTEVVTAPVERWEIALSPQLLSTVVMAPESLSISGLWNYIHYLADQGLSNGRYWLAFWVKVLQPLVTAALVLMAISFIFGPLRSVTLGQRVFTGVLVGFTFRIVQDLLGPSSLVFGFSPLFAVLVPAGVCALAGVWLLRRAG; translated from the coding sequence GTGGATAAGCTTGATCGCTACATCGGTAGCAGCGTGTTCATCGCGATTCTGGCAGTGCTTGGGATCATTCTGGGCTTGGCAACGCTGTTCGCCTTCATCGATGAGATGAGCGACGTCAGCGATACCTACACGCTGATGGATGTACTGAGTTACGTATTGCTGACCGCGCCGCGCCGTTTGTACGACATGTTGCCGATGGCGGCGCTGATCGGTTGCCTGATAGGCCTCGGCAGTCTGGCCAGTCACAGCGAGCTGACCATCATGCGTGCCGCCGGTGTGTCCATTGGTCGGATCGTCTGGGCCGTGATGAAGCCGATGTTGATCCTGATGGCGGTAGGGCTGGTGATCGGCGAGTACGTCGCGCCGGCCACGGAAATCACCGCTCAAGCCAACCGCTCGCTGGCCCAGGGCAGTGGCGATGCGCAAAGCGCCAAGCACGGTCTGTGGCACCGTCAGGGTGAGGAGTTCATTCACGTCAACTCCGTTCAACCCAACGGTCTGCTGTACGGTGTGACCCGTTATCGTTTTGACGATCAACGCCACATGCTGTCTTCGAGCTTCGCCAAGCGTGCGGAATTCGATACCGATCACTGGCAACTGACCGATGTCACGACCACGCTGTTCCATGACAAAAGTACCGAAGTGGTGACTGCCCCGGTGGAACGCTGGGAAATCGCCCTGAGCCCGCAGCTGCTGAGTACCGTGGTGATGGCGCCCGAGTCGTTGTCGATCAGCGGTCTGTGGAATTACATCCACTATCTGGCTGACCAGGGCCTGAGCAACGGTCGTTACTGGCTGGCGTTTTGGGTCAAGGTGTTGCAGCCGCTGGTGACCGCCGCATTGGTGTTGATGGCGATTTCCTTCATCTTCGGTCCGCTGCGTTCGGTGACCCTCGGTCAGCGGGTCTTCACTGGCGTGCTGGTGGGCTTCACCTTCCGTATTGTCCAGGATTTGCTCGGGCCTTCGAGCCTGGTGTTCGGTTTCTCGCCGCTGTTTGCAGTGCTGGTGCCGGCCGGTGTCTGCGCCCTGGCCGGGGTCTGGTTGCTGCGTCGGGCCGGTTGA
- the lepA gene encoding translation elongation factor 4: protein MSDLSHIRNFSIIAHIDHGKSTLADRFIQKCGGLAEREMEAQVLDSMDLERERGITIKAHSVTLYYKARDGINYQLNFIDTPGHVDFTYEVSRSLAACEGALLVVDAGQGVEAQSVANCYTAIEQGLEVMPVLNKIDLPQADPERVKEEIEKIIGIDATDAVECSAKTGLGVDEVLERLVHTIPAPTGNIEDPLQALIIDSWFDNYLGVVSLVRVRHGRVKKGDKILVKSTGKIHLVDSVGVFNPKHTPTVDLKAGEVGFIIASIKDIHGAPVGDTLTLSSTPDVDVLPGFKRIQPQVYAGLFPVSSDDFEDFREALQKLTLNDSSLQYTPESSDALGFGFRCGFLGMLHMEIIQERLEREYNLDLITTAPTVIFELLLKTGETIYVDNPSKLPDLSAIEDMREPIVRANILVPQEHLGNVITLCIEKRGVQVDMLFLGSQVQVTYDLPMNEVVLDFFDRLKSTSRGYASLDYHFDRYQSASLVKLDVLINGDKVDALALIVHRDNSHYKGRQLTEKMKDLIPRQMFDVAIQAAIGGQIVARTTVKALRKNVLAKCYGGDVSRKKKLLEKQKAGKKRMKQVGNVEIPQEAFLAVLRLDS from the coding sequence GTGAGTGATTTGAGTCATATCCGCAATTTCTCCATCATCGCCCACATTGACCATGGCAAGTCGACGCTGGCCGATCGCTTCATCCAGAAGTGCGGCGGCCTTGCCGAGCGCGAAATGGAAGCCCAGGTGCTGGACTCCATGGACCTGGAACGTGAACGCGGGATCACCATCAAGGCCCATAGCGTCACCCTCTATTACAAAGCCCGCGATGGCATTAACTACCAGCTGAACTTCATTGATACCCCGGGCCACGTCGACTTCACCTATGAAGTCAGCCGGTCGCTGGCGGCCTGTGAAGGTGCGTTGCTGGTGGTCGATGCCGGTCAGGGCGTCGAGGCGCAATCGGTTGCCAACTGCTACACGGCGATCGAGCAGGGCCTGGAAGTCATGCCGGTCCTGAACAAGATCGACCTGCCACAGGCCGATCCAGAGCGCGTCAAGGAAGAAATCGAAAAAATCATCGGCATCGATGCCACCGACGCGGTCGAGTGTAGTGCCAAGACCGGCCTGGGCGTCGATGAAGTGCTCGAGCGCTTGGTCCACACGATTCCCGCGCCGACCGGTAACATCGAAGATCCGCTGCAAGCGTTGATCATCGACTCCTGGTTCGACAACTACCTGGGCGTTGTTTCCCTGGTTCGTGTGCGCCACGGTCGGGTGAAGAAGGGCGACAAGATTCTGGTCAAGTCCACCGGCAAGATCCACCTGGTGGACAGCGTCGGTGTATTCAACCCGAAACACACCCCTACCGTCGACCTGAAGGCTGGTGAAGTGGGCTTCATCATCGCCAGCATCAAGGACATTCACGGTGCGCCAGTGGGCGATACCCTGACCTTGAGCTCGACGCCGGACGTCGATGTGCTGCCAGGCTTCAAACGCATTCAGCCGCAGGTGTACGCCGGCTTGTTCCCGGTCAGCTCCGACGACTTCGAAGACTTCCGCGAGGCGCTGCAAAAGCTCACCCTCAACGATTCGTCGCTGCAATACACACCGGAAAGCTCAGACGCACTGGGTTTCGGCTTCCGTTGCGGCTTCCTCGGTATGCTGCATATGGAAATCATCCAGGAGCGCCTGGAGCGCGAATACAACCTGGACCTGATCACCACGGCGCCGACGGTAATCTTCGAGCTGTTGCTCAAGACCGGCGAGACGATCTACGTCGACAACCCGTCCAAGCTGCCGGACCTGTCTGCCATCGAAGACATGCGCGAGCCAATCGTGCGCGCCAATATTCTTGTGCCACAAGAGCACCTGGGTAACGTCATTACCCTGTGTATCGAAAAACGTGGTGTACAGGTCGACATGCTGTTCCTCGGCTCCCAGGTACAAGTGACCTACGACCTGCCGATGAACGAAGTGGTGCTGGACTTCTTTGATCGTCTGAAATCCACCAGTCGCGGCTATGCTTCTCTGGACTACCATTTCGATCGTTACCAATCGGCTAGTCTGGTGAAACTGGACGTGCTGATTAACGGCGACAAGGTCGACGCCCTGGCGCTGATCGTGCACCGTGACAACTCGCATTACAAAGGTCGCCAGTTGACCGAGAAGATGAAAGACCTGATTCCGCGGCAGATGTTCGACGTGGCAATCCAGGCCGCCATTGGCGGTCAGATTGTGGCGCGTACAACCGTCAAGGCACTCAGAAAGAACGTATTGGCCAAATGCTACGGTGGCGACGTCAGCCGTAAGAAAAAGCTGCTGGAAAAGCAAAAGGCCGGTAAAAAACGCATGAAACAGGTCGGTAACGTGGAAATTCCACAAGAAGCCTTCCTTGCCGTGCTCAGGTTGGATAGTTAG
- the lepB gene encoding signal peptidase I — MSLNFPLLLVIAVFVCGLLALLDLLFLAPRRRAAINSYQGSVSQADMVVVEKLNKEPLLVEYGKSFFPVLFIVLVLRSFLVEPFQIPSGSMKPTLDVGDFILVNKFSYGIRLPVIDKKVIEVGDPQRGDVMVFRYPSDPNVNYIKRVVGLPGDQIRYTADKRLFVNGESIAEQLIGSEPGTLGSSELYKEKLGIAEHLIRKEMSRYRATPDHTWTVPAGHYFMMGDNRDNSNDSRYWDDPNIPKDLLGMVPDKNIVGKAFAVWMSWPEPKLSHLPNFSRVGLIK; from the coding sequence ATGTCACTAAATTTCCCGCTGTTGCTGGTCATCGCCGTGTTCGTCTGCGGCCTGTTGGCGTTGCTCGATCTGTTGTTCCTGGCGCCTCGGCGCCGGGCTGCCATCAACTCCTATCAGGGGAGCGTCAGCCAGGCTGACATGGTGGTGGTCGAGAAGCTGAACAAAGAGCCGCTGCTGGTCGAATACGGCAAGTCGTTCTTCCCGGTGTTGTTCATCGTGCTGGTGCTGCGTTCGTTCCTGGTGGAGCCGTTCCAGATTCCTTCCGGTTCGATGAAGCCAACCCTGGACGTCGGCGACTTCATTCTGGTGAACAAGTTTTCTTACGGGATCCGCCTGCCGGTGATCGACAAGAAAGTCATCGAGGTCGGTGATCCGCAGCGCGGCGATGTGATGGTGTTCCGCTACCCGAGCGACCCGAACGTCAACTACATCAAGCGTGTGGTGGGCCTGCCGGGCGATCAGATTCGCTACACCGCCGACAAGCGCCTGTTCGTCAACGGTGAATCGATTGCCGAACAACTGATCGGCTCCGAGCCGGGCACATTGGGCAGCTCCGAGCTCTACAAGGAAAAGCTCGGCATCGCCGAGCACCTGATCCGCAAGGAAATGAGCCGCTACCGCGCAACGCCGGACCATACGTGGACCGTGCCGGCCGGGCACTACTTCATGATGGGCGACAACCGCGACAACTCGAACGACAGTCGCTACTGGGATGACCCGAACATTCCCAAGGATCTGCTGGGCATGGTTCCCGACAAGAATATCGTCGGCAAGGCCTTCGCAGTCTGGATGAGCTGGCCGGAACCCAAACTCAGTCACCTGCCGAACTTCTCGCGGGTTGGCCTGATCAAGTAA
- the rnc gene encoding ribonuclease III has translation MSVSLSRLERQLGYTFKDQELMVLALTHRSFAGRNNERLEFLGDAILNFVAGEALFDRFPLAREGQLSRLRARLVKGETLAVLARGFDLGEYLRLGSGELKSGGFRRESILADALEALIGAIYLDAGMEVARERVLAWLAGEFEGLTLVDTNKDPKTRLQEFLQSRGCELPRYEVVDIQGEPHCRTFFVECEIILLNEKSRGQGVSRRIAEQVAAAAALIALGVENGND, from the coding sequence GTGAGCGTCTCCTTAAGCCGTCTCGAGCGTCAGCTCGGTTACACCTTCAAGGATCAGGAGCTGATGGTCCTGGCCCTGACTCACCGCAGTTTTGCCGGGCGTAACAACGAACGCCTGGAATTCCTCGGCGATGCCATCCTCAACTTCGTCGCTGGCGAGGCACTGTTCGATCGCTTCCCGCTGGCCCGCGAAGGCCAGTTGTCGCGTTTGCGCGCACGCCTGGTGAAAGGCGAGACCCTGGCCGTACTGGCCCGTGGTTTCGACCTGGGCGAATACCTGCGCCTGGGCTCCGGCGAATTGAAAAGCGGCGGTTTCCGTCGTGAGTCGATTCTGGCTGATGCCCTTGAAGCGCTGATCGGTGCGATCTACCTGGACGCCGGCATGGAAGTGGCGCGCGAGCGCGTGCTGGCCTGGCTGGCCGGAGAGTTCGAAGGCCTGACGCTGGTCGACACCAACAAAGATCCGAAAACCCGCCTGCAGGAATTCCTGCAGTCGCGTGGTTGTGAGCTGCCGCGTTACGAAGTGGTGGATATCCAGGGTGAGCCGCATTGCCGGACGTTCTTCGTCGAATGTGAAATCATCTTACTGAATGAAAAAAGCCGAGGTCAGGGTGTGAGTCGTCGTATTGCCGAACAGGTAGCGGCCGCCGCAGCACTGATTGCCCTGGGTGTGGAGAATGGCAATGACTGA
- the era gene encoding GTPase Era, with protein MTDSTATRCGYVAIVGRPNVGKSTLLNHILGQKLAITSRKPQTTRHNMLGIKTEGDVQAIYVDTPGMHKGGEKALNRYMNKTASAALKDVDVVIFVVDRTKWTDEDQMVLERVQYVTGPLIVALNKTDRIEDKSELMPHLTWLQEQLPNAQIMPISAQHGHNLDTLERVIAEHLPENDHFFPEDQITDRSSRFLAAELVREKIMRQMGAELPYQITVEIEEFKQQGKTLHIHALILVERDGQKKIIIGDKGERIKRIGTEARKDMELLFDSKIMLNLWVKVKGGWSDDERALRSLGYGDL; from the coding sequence ATGACTGATTCAACCGCAACTCGCTGTGGCTATGTTGCCATCGTCGGCCGTCCCAACGTGGGCAAGTCCACGCTGCTGAACCACATTCTGGGGCAGAAACTGGCGATCACCTCGCGCAAGCCGCAGACCACCCGCCACAACATGCTCGGCATCAAGACCGAAGGCGACGTGCAAGCGATCTACGTCGACACCCCGGGGATGCATAAGGGTGGCGAAAAGGCCCTGAACCGTTACATGAACAAGACCGCTTCGGCGGCGTTGAAAGACGTCGACGTGGTGATCTTCGTGGTTGATCGTACCAAGTGGACCGACGAAGACCAGATGGTCCTCGAGCGCGTTCAGTACGTGACCGGCCCGCTGATCGTGGCGCTGAACAAGACCGACCGCATCGAAGACAAATCCGAGCTGATGCCGCACCTGACCTGGTTGCAGGAACAGCTGCCGAACGCGCAGATCATGCCGATCTCGGCCCAGCACGGGCACAACCTCGACACGCTGGAGCGAGTGATCGCCGAGCACCTGCCGGAAAACGATCACTTCTTCCCGGAAGATCAGATCACCGACCGCAGCAGCCGCTTCCTTGCGGCTGAACTGGTGCGCGAAAAAATCATGCGTCAGATGGGCGCCGAGCTGCCGTACCAGATCACGGTGGAAATCGAAGAGTTCAAGCAGCAGGGCAAAACCTTGCACATCCATGCCTTGATCCTCGTCGAACGTGACGGCCAGAAGAAAATCATCATAGGCGACAAGGGCGAGCGCATCAAGCGCATCGGCACCGAGGCGCGCAAGGACATGGAGCTGCTGTTCGACTCCAAGATCATGCTCAACCTGTGGGTCAAGGTGAAAGGCGGCTGGTCCGACGACGAACGCGCCTTGCGTTCGCTGGGTTACGGCGACTTGTAA